In Myxococcus guangdongensis, the following proteins share a genomic window:
- a CDS encoding OPT family oligopeptide transporter codes for MALSPPQASPEATASSLAPSAASLTLLSIPGDSPEATDTYWLEHVYQGDRLPQFTLRSVLLGAAIGLVTCATNLYVGLKTGIVFGVAITAVLLAQGAHGLFRRLVPGVAGAPLSPLETCNAQTVASAAGYATGGALVSVQGAWLVVTGHHPSGPVLLAWTFFLSALGVLFAVPFKRRLVDHEQLPFASGTVAATTIRAIHATDSEASLRLRLLGGGGLFSGLVTLTRDAWGKLPVSLPFPGTWRGLTLERLGFGFDLSLLPIGAGVLLGPRITTSMLLGAVLIHGVVAPHVFSAGVVDVKEGNHLEWTLWPGTAALVVGSLLHFLLQGRVVGRALRGVFSREPRRPHPVDALQVPRRWLLTGIAVLTPASVAVAYVGFGVPVAHGALAVAMSFVLCLISCRVTGETDSTPVGALGQVTQVTYGVLLPNQVQANLATAGITVNTASSSADLLTDLKTGHLLGANPRRLFLAQLIGSGIGALAVVPLFFLLVPNPEALGGERFPAPGVFTTAGVARILASGLDSLAPMTRAAVRWAALVAAVLVLAERLLPPRWSRWMPSPVGMGLACLMPASYALGFFLGGVISGVVSYVKSTTAEGRVVTLAAGCIAGEGLVGVAIVLSQSLW; via the coding sequence ATGGCTTTGTCCCCCCCTCAAGCATCGCCCGAGGCAACGGCGTCTTCGCTCGCGCCGTCTGCCGCGTCACTGACCCTGCTGAGCATCCCGGGGGACTCGCCCGAGGCCACGGACACGTATTGGCTGGAGCACGTGTACCAGGGAGACCGGCTGCCGCAGTTCACGTTGCGCTCGGTCCTGTTGGGCGCGGCCATCGGTCTGGTGACCTGCGCCACCAACCTCTACGTCGGGCTCAAGACGGGCATCGTCTTCGGTGTCGCCATCACCGCCGTGCTGCTCGCGCAGGGCGCCCATGGCTTGTTCCGGCGCCTGGTCCCCGGCGTCGCGGGCGCGCCGTTGTCTCCGCTGGAGACGTGCAACGCGCAGACCGTGGCGTCGGCCGCGGGCTATGCCACCGGTGGCGCGCTCGTGTCCGTGCAGGGCGCGTGGCTCGTCGTCACCGGCCACCATCCCTCGGGTCCGGTGCTGCTCGCGTGGACCTTCTTCCTGTCCGCGCTCGGGGTCCTCTTCGCCGTGCCCTTCAAGCGGCGGCTCGTGGACCATGAGCAGCTGCCCTTCGCGTCCGGCACCGTCGCGGCCACCACCATCCGCGCCATTCACGCGACGGATTCGGAGGCGTCGCTCCGGTTGCGGCTGCTCGGAGGTGGCGGTCTCTTCTCGGGCCTCGTCACGCTGACGCGGGATGCGTGGGGGAAGCTGCCCGTCTCGCTCCCGTTCCCGGGGACCTGGCGTGGACTCACCTTGGAGCGCTTGGGGTTCGGATTCGATCTGAGCCTGCTGCCAATCGGCGCGGGCGTGCTGTTGGGGCCGCGCATCACGACGTCGATGTTGCTGGGCGCGGTGCTCATCCACGGTGTCGTCGCGCCCCACGTGTTCTCCGCGGGCGTCGTCGACGTGAAGGAGGGGAACCACCTCGAATGGACTTTGTGGCCCGGCACCGCCGCGCTCGTCGTCGGCTCGTTGCTCCACTTCCTGCTCCAGGGCCGTGTCGTCGGTCGTGCGCTCCGCGGAGTCTTCTCAAGAGAGCCTCGAAGGCCGCATCCGGTGGACGCGCTGCAGGTCCCACGGCGTTGGTTGCTCACGGGAATCGCCGTGCTGACGCCCGCGTCCGTCGCCGTGGCCTACGTCGGGTTCGGTGTCCCCGTGGCGCACGGAGCGCTCGCCGTGGCGATGTCCTTCGTACTGTGCCTCATCTCCTGTCGTGTCACGGGTGAGACCGACTCGACGCCTGTCGGAGCCCTGGGGCAGGTGACGCAGGTGACCTACGGCGTGCTGTTGCCGAACCAGGTGCAGGCCAACCTCGCCACCGCGGGCATCACCGTGAACACGGCGTCCTCGTCCGCGGACCTGCTCACCGACTTGAAGACGGGACACCTGCTGGGGGCCAATCCCCGTCGCCTGTTCCTCGCGCAGTTGATCGGCTCGGGCATCGGCGCGCTCGCGGTGGTACCGCTGTTCTTCCTGCTCGTGCCGAACCCGGAGGCGCTGGGCGGTGAGCGCTTCCCCGCACCCGGCGTCTTCACCACCGCGGGCGTCGCGCGGATACTCGCTTCCGGACTCGACAGCCTGGCGCCGATGACTCGCGCGGCGGTGAGGTGGGCCGCGCTCGTGGCGGCGGTCCTCGTGCTCGCCGAGCGCCTGCTCCCTCCACGGTGGAGTCGATGGATGCCCTCACCCGTCGGCATGGGGTTGGCCTGCCTGATGCCCGCATCGTACGCGCTCGGTTTCTTCCTCGGGGGCGTCATCTCCGGAGTCGTGAGCTACGTGAAATCCACGACAGCCGAAGGGCGAGTGGTGACGCTCGCGGCGGGCTGCATCGCGGGCGAGGGGCTGGTGGGCGTTGCCATCGTCCTGTCGCAGTCGCTCTGGTAG
- a CDS encoding MerR family transcriptional regulator — protein MLSISQFSERCGISASALRFYERKGLLVPAERQDNGYRAYSPKQVAEARFLGSLRAAGISLRAIRDFLRKDVRSREAMLSSWRQEMAARLLSLQVANQYLRGLTPERPPLHLEHWSEPSVLVWFPASAVEAPLPFRADVASRKRALQQRGVPVLTSGYVRTLDSQDGRLSGEVGFRIKASRRTPAGARRQEVPPTLFATLECGLRDDVAAHRVFRFLDEMGFRPGSLHLERYLPGTSDRYLLMLAVQRR, from the coding sequence ATGCTGTCGATTTCCCAGTTCTCCGAACGCTGTGGCATCTCCGCGAGCGCCCTGCGCTTCTACGAGCGCAAGGGCCTGCTCGTCCCCGCCGAGCGGCAGGACAACGGCTATCGCGCGTATTCGCCGAAGCAGGTCGCGGAGGCCCGCTTCCTCGGAAGCCTTCGCGCCGCGGGCATCTCCCTCCGCGCCATCCGTGACTTCCTCCGCAAGGACGTCCGCTCGAGGGAGGCGATGCTGTCCTCGTGGCGGCAGGAGATGGCCGCGAGGCTGCTCTCGCTCCAGGTCGCGAACCAGTACCTGCGCGGACTGACACCCGAGCGTCCTCCGCTGCATCTGGAGCATTGGAGCGAGCCCTCCGTCCTCGTCTGGTTCCCCGCGAGCGCGGTTGAAGCGCCGCTCCCGTTCCGCGCGGATGTCGCCTCCAGGAAGCGGGCCTTGCAGCAACGAGGTGTGCCGGTGCTCACCAGCGGCTATGTGCGGACGCTCGACTCGCAGGATGGACGGCTGTCGGGGGAGGTCGGGTTCCGCATCAAGGCGAGCAGGCGGACTCCCGCGGGCGCGCGGCGCCAGGAGGTCCCGCCCACGCTCTTCGCCACCCTGGAGTGCGGCCTGCGTGACGACGTGGCCGCGCATCGCGTGTTCCGCTTCCTCGATGAGATGGGCTTCCGTCCCGGCTCGCTCCACCTGGAGCGTTACCTTCCCGGGACGTCGGACCGCTACCTGCTCATGTTGGCCGTGCAGCGTCGCTGA
- a CDS encoding carbohydrate kinase family protein, with protein MSEGQESPLDVVCFGETLVDFLPSEQGKRVRDVPAWHPCPGGSPANVSVGLARLGLKPAMLGVVGSDEFGHFLKDSLSREGVDVSHLRQTTEARTGLVFISLDAKGERSFTFFRTRSAEFLLGQADVDADFLLGARAVHCGSNSLQREDAQLATLRMLGLAREADRIVSCDPNLRLHAWEDPTQLQTLLARMLPLCTVVKLSEEEIGFVTGTESPEEALTRLSAMGVKLPVVTLGERGALFRWKGEDVHVPAPRTRVVDTTGAGDGFVAGLLHGLVRWYGGTRALESATREELVVLATFACAVGSRVVERPGAVEGLPHAEELSSVWPSRPGAR; from the coding sequence ATGAGCGAGGGGCAGGAGTCGCCGCTGGACGTGGTGTGCTTCGGTGAGACGCTGGTGGACTTCCTCCCCTCCGAGCAGGGCAAGCGCGTGCGTGACGTGCCCGCGTGGCACCCGTGTCCCGGTGGCTCTCCGGCCAACGTCTCCGTGGGACTGGCGAGGCTGGGGTTGAAGCCCGCGATGCTCGGCGTGGTGGGCTCGGATGAGTTCGGCCACTTCCTCAAAGACAGTCTGTCGCGCGAGGGCGTGGACGTCAGCCACCTGCGACAGACGACGGAGGCTCGCACCGGGCTGGTGTTCATCTCCCTGGATGCGAAAGGTGAGCGCAGCTTCACCTTCTTCCGCACCCGCTCCGCGGAGTTCCTGCTGGGACAGGCCGACGTGGACGCGGACTTCCTGCTTGGAGCCCGCGCGGTGCACTGTGGCTCCAACTCCCTGCAGCGAGAGGACGCCCAGCTCGCGACGCTGCGGATGCTCGGTCTGGCGCGTGAGGCGGACCGCATCGTCAGCTGTGATCCGAACCTGCGACTGCATGCGTGGGAAGATCCGACGCAGCTCCAGACGCTGCTCGCGCGGATGCTGCCGTTGTGCACCGTGGTGAAGCTGTCCGAGGAGGAGATCGGCTTCGTCACCGGCACCGAGTCTCCCGAGGAGGCGCTCACGCGACTGTCCGCCATGGGCGTGAAGCTGCCGGTGGTGACGCTCGGCGAGCGGGGCGCGCTGTTCCGCTGGAAGGGGGAGGACGTCCATGTGCCAGCGCCGCGCACGCGGGTGGTGGACACCACGGGCGCGGGGGATGGCTTCGTCGCGGGGCTCCTCCACGGGCTGGTGCGTTGGTACGGCGGAACCCGTGCGCTGGAGTCCGCCACGCGCGAGGAGCTGGTGGTGCTGGCGACGTTCGCGTGCGCCGTGGGCTCGAGGGTCGTCGAGAGGCCCGGCGCGGTGGAGGGCCTGCCACACGCGGAGGAGCTCTCCTCGGTGTGGCCCTCCCGACCAGGCGCTCGCTGA
- a CDS encoding GyrI-like domain-containing protein, with protein MNISIVSLDGLQLVGLKVVGRRSELSHRVPLAWTELVARLDSVPNAVNPDVLYGVFPESDHLKESVDGVYTYSVCVQVSHLGPVPEGMSARELPPREYAMATALGDASAIGAAYMGLAKWEEEQERKTDVGAECIERYERRRQWVLPPYERFDYDILRPLLASKTPRNG; from the coding sequence ATGAACATCTCCATCGTGTCCCTGGACGGCCTGCAACTGGTCGGCCTCAAGGTCGTGGGCCGCCGCAGCGAGCTGAGCCACCGCGTCCCCCTGGCGTGGACCGAGCTCGTCGCGCGTCTGGACTCCGTTCCGAACGCCGTGAATCCGGACGTGCTGTACGGCGTGTTCCCGGAGAGTGACCACCTGAAGGAGAGCGTCGACGGTGTCTACACATACAGCGTCTGCGTCCAGGTCAGCCACCTCGGCCCGGTTCCCGAGGGGATGAGCGCTCGGGAGCTTCCTCCGCGCGAGTACGCCATGGCGACGGCGCTCGGCGATGCATCCGCCATCGGCGCGGCGTACATGGGACTCGCGAAGTGGGAGGAGGAGCAGGAGCGGAAGACGGATGTGGGGGCAGAGTGCATCGAGCGCTACGAACGCCGCCGACAGTGGGTGCTGCCCCCCTACGAGCGCTTCGACTACGACATCCTGAGGCCACTGCTGGCCAGCAAGACGCCTCGGAACGGGTGA
- a CDS encoding serine/threonine-protein kinase, translating into MTSGGVEALYGEELRPGALVGRWVVERVHYRGPVSTLYRARDASSGSLAALKVLQSSALSTDTALRRFRREAATLQRLSHPHIVQVLDYGELPEGRPFIAMEWLEGRDLAAELSARGPLSSREALEVLEQVGAALGVAHAAGVVHRDLKAQNVMRLSGGGEALWVKLVDFGVAKALTPGVPGASSLTHTGVALGTPLSMAPEQIRGEVPDTRTDLYALGVLLFQLVTGQPPFQGATRHEVEEQHLHAPPPRPTERAPVPSGLDDVVLRCLGKTREERYPDVALFLEELRRAVGGVGPLANPGHAVALYAEARMSHAPDSTSLERMDSLLERTGLIAREVGLEVRLEGSGCLMALAPLPDDAASERAVRERVLAAALSLLEQEGARDEDPRESASPVHLAITVHVDQLPGAEGRAGGSLLHLPGWVADAKDGGLVATESALRGLESGFLAAPLPGGGAIWSRVTGRR; encoded by the coding sequence ATGACGAGCGGAGGCGTGGAGGCCCTCTACGGTGAGGAGCTGCGGCCCGGCGCGCTGGTGGGGCGCTGGGTCGTGGAGCGTGTCCATTACCGGGGGCCGGTCTCCACCCTCTATCGCGCTCGGGATGCGAGCAGCGGTTCGCTCGCCGCGCTCAAGGTCCTGCAGTCGTCGGCCTTGTCCACGGACACCGCGCTGCGCCGCTTCCGCCGGGAGGCGGCGACGCTGCAGCGGTTGAGTCATCCGCACATCGTCCAGGTGCTCGACTACGGCGAGCTCCCGGAAGGCCGGCCCTTCATCGCCATGGAGTGGCTGGAGGGCAGGGACCTGGCCGCGGAGCTGTCCGCGCGAGGGCCCCTGTCCTCACGCGAGGCGCTGGAGGTGCTGGAGCAGGTGGGCGCCGCGCTGGGCGTCGCGCACGCCGCGGGCGTGGTGCACCGTGACCTCAAGGCGCAGAACGTGATGCGCCTGTCTGGCGGCGGCGAGGCCCTGTGGGTGAAGCTGGTGGACTTCGGCGTGGCGAAGGCGCTGACACCGGGCGTTCCCGGAGCCTCCTCGCTCACGCACACGGGCGTCGCCCTGGGCACGCCCCTGTCCATGGCGCCCGAGCAGATTCGCGGTGAGGTGCCGGACACGCGCACGGACCTGTATGCGCTGGGCGTGCTCCTGTTCCAGCTCGTCACCGGGCAACCTCCGTTCCAGGGAGCCACGCGGCACGAGGTGGAGGAGCAGCACCTGCACGCGCCGCCCCCCAGGCCCACCGAGCGCGCGCCCGTGCCCTCGGGCCTGGATGACGTGGTGCTGCGCTGTCTGGGCAAGACTCGCGAGGAGCGCTACCCGGACGTGGCCCTGTTCCTGGAGGAGCTGCGTCGCGCGGTGGGCGGCGTGGGGCCTCTCGCGAACCCGGGCCACGCGGTGGCGCTCTACGCGGAGGCCCGCATGTCCCACGCGCCCGACTCGACGAGCCTGGAGCGCATGGACTCCCTGCTCGAGCGCACGGGGCTCATCGCTCGCGAGGTGGGGTTGGAGGTGCGACTGGAGGGGAGCGGCTGTCTGATGGCGCTGGCGCCGCTGCCGGACGACGCGGCCTCCGAGCGCGCCGTGCGAGAGCGCGTGTTGGCGGCGGCGCTGTCCCTCCTGGAGCAGGAAGGGGCGCGAGACGAGGACCCGCGCGAGTCCGCCTCCCCGGTGCACCTGGCCATCACCGTCCACGTGGACCAGCTGCCGGGCGCGGAGGGCCGCGCGGGTGGGAGCCTGCTGCATCTGCCGGGGTGGGTGGCGGACGCGAAGGACGGGGGGCTGGTGGCCACCGAGTCGGCACTGCGAGGGCTGGAGTCCGGCTTCCTCGCGGCGCCGCTGCCCGGTGGCGGGGCCATCTGGTCCCGCGTCACCGGACGGCGGTGA
- a CDS encoding SBBP repeat-containing protein, which yields MSSIFRPSSSLLLLSVVVACGAPSESEVAERSSHEQREPLGASELIPGPWTSTYGGIEGFGDVAVQSSGHVAFVATSSWDILVARFDPSGRPLWTRRFGDENYQQATGLAVDGAGNIFVTGDYWGSLDFGGGPLPCRGEPGDPRAFLAKLDAQGAHVWSRCFGDAGQQQTGVLVAASNGDVLVSGYFEHFIDYDTGPIPATGPLNQFVARLAGSTGALVWHRQYDAGTATALTSLALDDQENLYLSSGYMDVLSVDGVPWLTAPGFNVYLMKLDAHGLPLWAKGHGALRTQTHWRLAADHQGQVVATGAFIGTVDHGGGPLFSADGDVFVSAFDSDGNNRWSRSFGGPGFDWAYDVDVDPLGSPVVTGTFSSRIDFGDGPLTSAGGDDVYVVKLGRDGETWWSRGFGDLGNQSAQRVVTAGRRDVVLWGRLLGTLDFGAGPVTGRSSTDSFLTRVSPE from the coding sequence ATGAGCTCGATATTCAGACCTTCGTCCTCCCTGTTGCTGTTGAGCGTGGTGGTGGCCTGCGGCGCACCGAGCGAGTCGGAGGTGGCGGAGCGCTCGTCCCATGAACAGCGGGAGCCGCTCGGGGCGAGCGAACTCATACCGGGTCCATGGACCTCCACGTACGGAGGAATCGAGGGCTTCGGAGATGTGGCGGTGCAGTCGAGCGGACATGTGGCGTTCGTGGCCACGTCGTCCTGGGACATCCTTGTCGCGCGGTTCGACCCGAGCGGGCGGCCCCTCTGGACGCGGCGCTTCGGCGACGAGAACTACCAGCAGGCCACGGGCCTCGCGGTGGACGGCGCGGGCAACATCTTCGTCACGGGGGACTACTGGGGCTCGCTCGACTTCGGTGGCGGTCCCCTACCCTGCCGTGGCGAGCCGGGCGACCCGCGCGCGTTCCTGGCGAAGCTCGACGCGCAGGGCGCGCACGTCTGGAGCCGCTGCTTCGGGGACGCGGGCCAGCAGCAGACCGGCGTGCTCGTCGCGGCGAGCAACGGCGATGTGTTGGTGAGCGGGTACTTCGAGCACTTCATCGACTACGACACCGGGCCGATTCCCGCGACGGGGCCGTTGAATCAATTCGTCGCGAGGCTCGCCGGAAGCACGGGGGCCCTCGTCTGGCACCGCCAATACGACGCGGGCACGGCCACCGCGCTCACGTCGCTGGCGTTGGACGACCAGGAGAACCTCTACCTCAGCAGCGGCTACATGGACGTGCTGTCGGTCGACGGAGTGCCCTGGCTCACCGCGCCGGGCTTCAATGTCTACCTGATGAAGCTGGACGCCCACGGCCTTCCCCTCTGGGCGAAGGGCCATGGCGCGCTGAGGACACAAACGCACTGGCGACTGGCCGCGGACCACCAGGGCCAGGTCGTCGCGACAGGCGCCTTCATCGGCACGGTGGACCACGGCGGAGGGCCGCTCTTCAGCGCGGACGGTGACGTGTTCGTCTCCGCGTTCGACAGTGATGGCAACAACCGCTGGAGCCGGAGCTTCGGCGGCCCCGGCTTCGACTGGGCCTACGACGTGGACGTCGACCCCTTGGGCAGCCCCGTGGTGACGGGCACGTTCAGCAGTCGCATCGACTTCGGTGACGGACCGCTGACGAGCGCGGGGGGCGATGATGTCTACGTGGTGAAGCTCGGTCGCGACGGCGAGACGTGGTGGAGCCGAGGCTTCGGCGACCTGGGCAACCAGTCCGCGCAGCGTGTCGTCACAGCGGGTCGACGGGATGTCGTCCTGTGGGGACGCCTGCTCGGGACGTTGGACTTCGGCGCGGGCCCGGTGACGGGGAGGTCGTCGACGGACTCGTTCCTGACACGCGTCTCGCCGGAGTAG
- a CDS encoding serine/threonine-protein kinase produces the protein MRCLNCHRRLAPGAACPVHGASVPGGSLAGTLTLTDVPGVRGAAPLGRGGFSQVFTAYRDSDGREVALKVGHGPHHERFAREAAALRRVGAPIVPELLEHGVARGRPFLVMEHLHGQTLAAWMAALPGSGAASLPRVRELLRGLCSALEHTHAAGVAHRDLKPENIFLREGGALSLLDLGLARFHDLEDLDESDALPPGVTPAGQRLGTPLYMAPEQCLDARLASTPADIYSLGIVLFELLTGAPPFVGSPEQIRHGHVSLRPPKVSERAEVPAALDDVLRSCLAKSPMERFARAPDVLAAFDAACRATSALGTVASGEAVSPQQPLVSGAGPRQVALLGLHTPLSLDAVKAAIEPRGGLIARVRPGGYVIAFAESLTAEANVRAGALAARKLLEESEASAVLHLAELHVRVGASTLRLAGPALDSPADWWPQAWVPGETRVTEAAAARLDPSATEAVGRDTASLLESTSDSGRLRLLDSAASSASSEPPPLFGREDLLESLTNEAFRSLSEKVPGFSVVTADVGLGKSRVIDALAARLESSGQAQVIRLRATAPDVRSPEALLESLRASLVEGASPLPESPRTSGVPLADARHAAARWLAEALRHRARELPRVLLLDDAHLADPTTLDALEVATLTGASAPLWVCVVARPALLGLRPHLGERSASAVRHVLPPLPPEASRALLLHLLRPAEHIPEPVLVRLEQLAQGVPLSLVELAVALRTAGALRASPGGGWYIAPDALLDVSVTPLFQRLASRALDGLPDAYGGLARLCAVLGTELEVEHVDAALRHLGPSEEGVGMATSLDAGAGLQRLARAGLLRPVGLGRFAFRHPLLRESIEALLPPVTRRALHAAARLATSGDSPSERHRRALHAAACGAHDEAATAFLALAEESRRAHRSVEAEQLYTRALALLPDRDSEQRARALAGRGRVRHRLQRFHEGLGDLASARTLAEVRGDKALCVDLLLEEATARDWMEDVEGSTLCAREALERIEQLDDPRLSLRCTLARGRLHVRQGEWGPAARILDSVIEGAERAREHETLVVALTMLGSSLTFLERTDEASSRFEEALARCEAAGDALHLAATLINRVLLWLGQGDVARMEEDLRRAMGLGRELGHAQVERWSTFNLAEVLYMQGRLQEALPLARRAHELGVRFFLEHPVPVDALLLARIGVALGDWEEASRQLRWIEFHCPPASLPPTAVMRKLVELQVREAERGGGVHESPAWTALEDEARELASPDEKAELLLQAAHSAFRSRLPDEARTWLTRAESAVASAPLWRTRWEALRDTVGRV, from the coding sequence ATGCGCTGCCTGAACTGCCACCGCCGCCTTGCTCCGGGCGCGGCTTGTCCCGTGCACGGCGCGAGTGTTCCAGGCGGCTCGCTCGCCGGGACACTGACGCTCACGGACGTGCCGGGCGTGCGCGGCGCCGCGCCGTTGGGCCGTGGTGGCTTCTCCCAGGTGTTCACCGCGTATCGCGACTCGGACGGTCGCGAGGTGGCGCTCAAGGTCGGTCATGGTCCGCATCACGAGCGCTTCGCGCGCGAGGCCGCGGCGCTGCGGCGCGTGGGGGCTCCCATCGTCCCGGAGCTCCTCGAGCACGGCGTCGCGCGCGGTCGGCCCTTCCTGGTGATGGAGCACCTGCACGGGCAGACGCTCGCGGCGTGGATGGCGGCGCTGCCGGGCTCAGGCGCCGCGTCACTGCCTCGCGTGCGTGAGCTGCTCCGCGGACTGTGCTCGGCGCTGGAGCACACGCACGCGGCGGGCGTGGCGCATCGCGACCTCAAGCCGGAGAACATCTTCCTGCGCGAGGGCGGCGCGCTGAGCCTCCTCGACCTGGGGCTCGCACGCTTCCATGACCTCGAGGACTTGGACGAGTCGGACGCGCTCCCGCCCGGCGTGACGCCCGCGGGGCAGCGGCTGGGCACGCCGCTGTACATGGCTCCGGAGCAGTGTCTCGACGCGCGGCTGGCCAGCACTCCCGCCGATATCTACTCGCTGGGCATCGTCCTCTTCGAGCTGCTCACGGGCGCGCCGCCCTTCGTCGGCAGCCCGGAGCAGATCCGCCACGGCCACGTCAGTCTGCGGCCGCCGAAGGTCTCCGAGCGCGCGGAGGTCCCCGCCGCGCTCGATGATGTCCTCCGCTCCTGTCTGGCCAAGTCTCCGATGGAGCGCTTCGCCAGGGCGCCCGACGTGCTCGCGGCCTTCGATGCCGCGTGCCGCGCCACCAGCGCCCTGGGCACCGTCGCGTCGGGCGAGGCCGTGTCGCCGCAGCAGCCGCTCGTGTCGGGCGCGGGGCCTCGGCAGGTGGCGCTGCTCGGGCTCCACACGCCGCTGTCGTTGGACGCGGTGAAGGCCGCCATCGAGCCGCGCGGAGGGCTCATCGCGCGGGTGAGGCCCGGTGGCTATGTCATCGCCTTCGCGGAGTCGCTCACCGCCGAGGCGAACGTGCGCGCGGGCGCGCTCGCGGCGAGGAAGCTGCTCGAGGAGTCGGAGGCCTCCGCCGTGCTCCATCTGGCGGAGCTGCACGTGCGCGTCGGTGCGTCCACGTTGCGGTTGGCGGGGCCCGCGCTGGACTCGCCGGCGGACTGGTGGCCGCAGGCGTGGGTGCCCGGTGAGACACGCGTCACGGAGGCCGCCGCCGCGCGCCTGGACCCCAGCGCCACCGAGGCCGTGGGGCGCGACACCGCGAGCCTTCTGGAGTCCACCTCGGACTCGGGGCGACTGCGGCTCCTCGACAGCGCGGCGTCCAGTGCCTCGTCCGAACCGCCGCCACTCTTCGGCCGCGAGGACCTGCTGGAGTCGTTGACGAACGAGGCGTTCCGCAGCCTCTCGGAGAAGGTCCCCGGCTTCTCGGTCGTCACAGCGGACGTGGGGCTCGGCAAGTCGCGAGTCATCGACGCGCTCGCCGCGCGGTTGGAGTCGAGCGGTCAGGCCCAGGTCATCCGCTTGCGCGCCACGGCTCCGGATGTCCGCTCGCCGGAGGCGTTGCTCGAGAGCCTGCGCGCCTCGCTCGTCGAGGGGGCGTCACCCCTGCCCGAATCTCCTCGGACCAGCGGCGTCCCCCTCGCGGATGCACGTCACGCGGCGGCGCGCTGGCTCGCCGAGGCGCTTCGTCATCGCGCTCGTGAGCTGCCCCGGGTGCTGTTGCTCGATGATGCGCACCTGGCGGACCCGACGACGCTCGACGCGCTGGAGGTCGCCACGCTCACGGGCGCGTCCGCTCCGCTCTGGGTCTGCGTCGTCGCTCGACCGGCGCTGCTCGGCCTGCGTCCCCACCTGGGCGAGCGCAGCGCGAGCGCCGTCCGACATGTCCTGCCGCCGCTGCCTCCAGAGGCCAGTCGCGCGCTGTTGCTGCACCTGCTGCGCCCCGCGGAGCACATCCCCGAGCCGGTGCTCGTGCGATTGGAGCAGCTGGCCCAGGGCGTGCCGCTGTCGCTCGTCGAGCTGGCCGTGGCGCTGCGGACCGCGGGCGCGTTGAGGGCCTCGCCCGGGGGAGGTTGGTACATCGCACCGGACGCGCTGCTCGATGTGTCCGTGACGCCGCTCTTCCAGCGGCTCGCCAGTCGCGCGTTGGATGGACTTCCGGATGCGTACGGCGGGCTCGCGCGACTGTGCGCGGTGCTCGGAACGGAGCTGGAGGTCGAGCACGTGGACGCGGCCCTTCGACACCTCGGTCCCTCCGAGGAGGGCGTGGGCATGGCCACCTCGCTGGATGCGGGCGCGGGCTTGCAGCGTCTGGCGCGCGCGGGGCTCCTGAGGCCCGTGGGTCTGGGCCGCTTCGCGTTCCGTCACCCCTTGCTGCGCGAGTCCATCGAAGCGCTCCTGCCGCCGGTGACACGCCGCGCGCTGCATGCCGCCGCGCGACTGGCGACCTCCGGCGATTCACCTTCCGAGCGTCATCGTCGCGCCCTCCACGCCGCGGCCTGTGGCGCGCATGACGAGGCCGCCACCGCCTTCCTCGCCCTCGCCGAGGAGTCACGTCGCGCGCATCGCTCCGTGGAGGCCGAGCAGCTCTACACCCGTGCGCTCGCGCTGCTGCCGGACCGCGACTCGGAGCAACGGGCGCGCGCCCTCGCGGGTCGAGGACGCGTGCGCCATCGCCTCCAGCGCTTCCACGAAGGGCTCGGAGACCTGGCCTCCGCGCGCACGCTGGCGGAGGTCCGCGGGGACAAGGCCCTGTGCGTGGACCTGCTCCTGGAGGAGGCCACCGCGCGCGACTGGATGGAGGACGTGGAGGGCTCGACGCTCTGTGCCCGCGAGGCCTTGGAGCGAATCGAACAGCTCGATGACCCACGCCTGTCCCTGCGCTGCACACTGGCTCGCGGTCGGCTGCACGTGCGTCAGGGCGAGTGGGGACCGGCGGCCCGCATCCTCGACTCCGTCATCGAGGGCGCCGAGCGCGCGCGGGAGCATGAGACGCTGGTGGTGGCCCTCACCATGCTGGGCTCGTCGCTGACGTTCCTCGAGCGCACGGACGAGGCTTCGTCCCGCTTCGAGGAGGCCCTGGCCCGCTGCGAGGCCGCGGGCGACGCGCTGCACCTGGCCGCCACGCTCATCAACCGCGTGCTCCTGTGGTTGGGGCAGGGCGATGTGGCGCGGATGGAGGAGGACCTGCGGCGCGCCATGGGGCTGGGGCGCGAGCTGGGACACGCTCAGGTGGAGCGCTGGTCCACCTTCAACCTCGCCGAGGTGCTCTACATGCAGGGGCGCTTGCAGGAGGCGCTCCCGTTGGCGCGCCGTGCCCATGAGCTCGGCGTGCGCTTCTTCCTGGAGCACCCGGTGCCCGTGGACGCGCTGCTGCTCGCGCGCATCGGCGTGGCGCTCGGTGATTGGGAGGAGGCGTCCCGGCAGCTGCGCTGGATCGAGTTCCATTGTCCGCCCGCCTCGCTGCCGCCCACCGCCGTCATGCGCAAGCTGGTGGAGCTCCAGGTGCGCGAGGCCGAGCGCGGAGGCGGGGTGCACGAGTCCCCCGCCTGGACGGCGCTGGAGGACGAGGCCCGCGAGCTGGCCTCTCCCGATGAGAAGGCGGAGCTGCTGCTCCAGGCCGCCCACTCGGCCTTCCGCTCCCGCCTCCCGGACGAGGCCCGCACCTGGCTGACCCGCGCCGAGAGCGCCGTCGCCTCCGCGCCCCTCTGGCGGACTCGATGGGAGGCCCTGCGCGACACGGTGGGGCGGGTGTAG